The Candidatus Rokuibacteriota bacterium nucleotide sequence GCAACGCAGCATCGATGACGAAATCGTAGCAGTACCGAACCTCGTCGATCGTGGGCGGGTTAGTGCGCCGGCGATTGACGTGAAAGACGGCCTCATCCTTGCGAGGGTCATCTTCCGTTATGTGGGGCGTGAGCTCGAGGAAGCGTCGGTAGCGTTGGAAGTCGATGCCGAGGGTCAAGATTTCGAGTGTACGCTCGATAGCCTCGACCGCTTCGATGACACGATTGACGCCATCTGCGACTTCGTTGATTTCGCCCTGCAACTCGTTATTGGGATCCCCGCGTCTCCCGCTCCGGGCGAGCCGGTGCATGTCCATGTGCAGGTGGGAAGACGGGAATCGATGGGAGCCGAGCGGATCCTTCGCATAGGTGCGAAAGAGTCGATAGCCTGCCAAGGCGATCTGCTGCAGCGCGGACTCGAGCTGATGCTCCGTCATCAGCTTGTCGGCGCGTATGAGGGCAGCCTTTGCAATATCGAGGGTCACGAGTTCCGCGAGCGAGACTTCCGCGAACGCGAGGGGCCGAAACGCGCGCGGCGTATTGTCTTCGAAGAAGGTGGTCACGTTGACCCTCGCAGATTCGATCTCCTCGGGAGAGGGGAAGATCCCTCGGTGCTTGAGGCCGACACGGACGTCATTGAACCGCTTGAGGGGTCCTATGGGACTCAGGTGGCATCCGGCTTGCGCAAGCAGGCTCCAGTATTCCAGGAAGTCAGGACCACGCGGTTTCACCTGGGCGCCGGAATGTTCGACCGCCAAATGCAGAAAGGCCTCGACGGCATCGTGAAACGTCAGGATGGAAGCGGCCGCCTCCAGCGGAGATGGCCTACGAGACTGGGCCAGTGCCTGCCTGTAGAGATACTTGATAAAACTCAGGCGCCTATGCAGATCGACCGCCGAGAGCGGCATAGCCTCCGCAGGCTACCACTCGACCGACGATCAATCAATTCGAGTAACTGGGGTGGTCGGTGAAATCTCTGCGGCTTGGCTTGGACCCTGTCGCTGCCGCTCGACGCCCTCACCCAGACCTTCGTGGTCTTCGGCAAGCGCGGCAGCAGGAAGACCAGCTTCGGCGTGCGGCTGGCGGAGCAGCTCTACGCCGCGGAGCTTCCCTTCGTCATCCTCGATCCACGATCGGGTGGCGCTCGTCGAGCCGGTGCCTGACGCCGACGCCCTTGACGCTGCGCAGCCGCTCGGCGATGACGTCGAGCAGGTGGACGAGACGGGTCGCGTTGCACGGTGGGCCGTGCACGCGGACGGCGCGGATGCCCTGCCCGCTGTCAGTGGCATGCCCTGGGAACGGTGCACCCTGAGCCCACGGCCTGCCCAGTCTGCAGGGCAGTCTGCGAGGTCGACAACGACTCGCCGAAGCTGCCGGCCTGCCCGGCGTGCGGCACGCGCGACACGTGGGAGGCGCGGCAGGGCGGACGTTACCGCGGCATCATCGGGGCGATCGACGGCTGCCCATCCCTCGAGGCGCTTGCGGCGCTTGGCAGGCGGCTCTACGCGCTCGGGCTCACGTGCGATCAGGCGGGCGTCGCGTGGTCGCACTACCACCTGCGCAAGCAGGCGTTGGAGGCGCACGTCGCGCTGGGCAGACCGGCCCGCGCGCTCCTGGCCGCGGTCGAGCACGCCAGCCCGCGCGCGCTCGGTCGCGTGGGGGCGCGGCTCTACCACGTGCAGCACACCGACACGCGGACCGTCACGGCGCAGGAGTGGCGGCGGATCTGGCAGGCCTACCACGCGCGCCGAGCGGCGGCGGTGTAGTCGCGCCCGCCACGACGCGCGCGGCCGGCCGGCGCGCGGTGATGCCGTCGGTCGCCGGCGGGGCCTTCGCCGTGCAGGATACGGCGCACGGCTCGGCCCCGGTGACCGGCGCGGAACGCTGTGCCCTCGCGCTCGGCGCGGCCGTCGGCGTGCAGAAATTCCCGCACGCCTCGGCCGCGATCATCCGTTACACCACGGTTGGCGTTGCCGATCGGGTATTTTCGGGTGACCCGTCAGGCGGTGGCGGCCTTCCTACGGGAAGACGCGCGGGAGCAGGATTGCGGAACGGCCGCCCGGAGGTAACGAAGGATGCTTCGCAAGTTCATATCGATCAGGAACGTTGGTCGGTTTCTGAGCTACGGTGCCTCCAATGATGTCGAGCTCAAGCGCCACACCCTGATCTTCGCTGAGAACGGCCGCGGCAAGACGACCCTCTGCGCGATTCTCCGCTCGCTCCAGACGGGCGAAGCGACGCTGGTGACGGGACGCACCACGCTCGGCGTCGCCGACCCGGCCGAGATCAAGATCCTTCTGGCAGACGGCTCGACCGCGACGTTCACCAACGGCGCGTGGAACACCCCCGTCCCCAATCTCTCGATCTTCGACGCCACCTTTGTGGTCGAGAACGTCTATTCCGGAGAGGCCGTCGAACTCGATCACAAGCGCAAGCTCTATGGCGTTATCGTTGGCAAGCAGGGCGCGGATCTCGCCCGGCAGATCGAAGACCTGGATACCGCCAGCCGCGACAAGAGCGCGGAGATCCGCGACAAGCGTGCGGGGGTCCAGGCCCTCGCGCACGGCTTGACCCCCGAGGCATTTGTCGCGCTGCCGGCTGACCCGACGATCGACGGCAAGATCGCCGACCAGGAGAGAGGGCTGGCCGCCGTCAGGCAGGCGGATCAGATCAAGACCCGCGCGGCTCTTTCGACGCTGACGCTCCCCGCCCTGCCGGCTGGGATCGCTGGCCTGCTGGCAAAAACGATCGAGGGTGTCGCGGCCGACGCCGAGCGGCACGTGACTGCGCAGATCGGGGCCCACGCCATGCACGACCGGGGCGAAGCCTGGCTGTCTGAGGGCCTGGACTACGTCCGAGGCGAGGCCTGCCCGTTCTGCGGGCAGGCACTTGAGGGCGTGGCGTTGATCGCGATGTACAAGGCGTATTTCAGCGAAGCATACAACTCCCTTCGCCGCGAGATCGCGTCTCTCCGAGAACAGGTCGACACCGCGCTCGGTGACCGGGCGATCGCGGCGGTCGAAAGAACCCTGGACCAGAACACCGCGGCCGTCGAGTACTGGTCGGCCTACTGTGAGATCGCCACTCCAGCGATGGTTCGCGGGACAGGGGATAGCATCCGGGCGCTCCGGCAGGCAGCGCTTGCCCTTCTGGACCGCAAGGCGGCTTCACCGCTCGAGCCCATTGCTTCCGGTGACGCCCTCACCGCCGCACAGGCCTCTCTTGCCGGCCTGCAGGAGGGGGCCGCCGCCTACAACGCGACTGTTGCCTCGACGAATGCAGTCATCGCGGCCAAGAAGGCCGCCACCCAAGCGGCCGACATCCGAACCGTCCAGAACGAGCTGACCCGCCTGCAGGCGGTGAAGGCTCGCCATGAGCCGGCCGGCGCTGCCGCCTGCCAGGAGTTCGAGGCGACGCTCGTCCAGAAGGACGCGATCGAACGCGACAAGGCTACCGTCAGGAAGAAGCTCGACGAGTACGCCCAGCAGGTGATGGGGCAGTACGAGAAGACCATCAACCGGCTACTCGACGAGTTCCAGGCGGGATTCCGCATCACCGGCACGGCGCCCAGCTACGCGGGGGGCGTGGTCAGCTCGAGCTACAAGATCGTCATCAACGACACGCCCGTCGAGCTGGGCAACGCCGACACCGCCCTCGACAAGCCGAGCTTTCGAAACACTCTGAGCTCTGGCGACAAGAGCACGCTGGCCCTCGCGTTCTTCCTCGCCCAGCTCGAGCACGACCCTGACAAGGCCGCGAAGTCGGTCATCTTCGATGATCCGTTCAACAGCCAGGATGCGTTCCGCAAGGACTGCACGATCCAGAAGATCAAGCGGTGCGGGGCCGTTTGCACCCAGGTCGTCGTGCTCTCACACGACCAGGATTTTCTGAAGAGGATCTGGGACCGACTTCCGCCCGATGAGCGGAAGTGT carries:
- a CDS encoding AAA family ATPase translates to MLRKFISIRNVGRFLSYGASNDVELKRHTLIFAENGRGKTTLCAILRSLQTGEATLVTGRTTLGVADPAEIKILLADGSTATFTNGAWNTPVPNLSIFDATFVVENVYSGEAVELDHKRKLYGVIVGKQGADLARQIEDLDTASRDKSAEIRDKRAGVQALAHGLTPEAFVALPADPTIDGKIADQERGLAAVRQADQIKTRAALSTLTLPALPAGIAGLLAKTIEGVAADAERHVTAQIGAHAMHDRGEAWLSEGLDYVRGEACPFCGQALEGVALIAMYKAYFSEAYNSLRREIASLREQVDTALGDRAIAAVERTLDQNTAAVEYWSAYCEIATPAMVRGTGDSIRALRQAALALLDRKAASPLEPIASGDALTAAQASLAGLQEGAAAYNATVASTNAVIAAKKAATQAADIRTVQNELTRLQAVKARHEPAGAAACQEFEATLVQKDAIERDKATVRKKLDEYAQQVMGQYEKTINRLLDEFQAGFRITGTAPSYAGGVVSSSYKIVINDTPVELGNADTALDKPSFRNTLSSGDKSTLALAFFLAQLEHDPDKAAKSVIFDDPFNSQDAFRKDCTIQKIKRCGAVCTQVVVLSHDQDFLKRIWDRLPPDERKCLKLTRVGLRDTTMIELDIAEATQAAYKAQRTVLLDYYHDSKGEPRDVVQKIRPVLESYCKILGGALFADDDTLGVMIGKIRNAGAGHQLLPLYDDLEDLNEYTKRYHHGENPNAATEQISDIELQGKVKLTLELTGGC